The DNA segment TATTCGTGAAATAATTACTAAATTCATTGAAATTGAAATGTTAACTTAGATTCTTAgaaattacatatatatttttatatcgaATCTGatgcataatttttatttaataaataaaaaaatgcttaaaaaatataTGTCAATAATGTGTTATTCATTAAACATTGTCGTCATtcgaaatcttttaaactttCGATCTAAAATAATTCTTCATGATCTAAACCTTTAAATGTTTAGATTAGATGATTTAGAGTGTTTTTGTAAAAGATTATACATTTGTAGAAGTAATTAAATTTgtaaagtttaaaaaatttaagataTATAAAAAAGTTGAAAGTTGATAgtgttgaaaataaaaatctaaaaatcaaaataacgcATTGATTTAATTACTTCAATGCGCCTTCACGTGCCAAAATGCACCGGTACgtgttactttttttttttaatatccaATTCGACTGGATGACAACAAATTGAAtattagttaaaaaaaaaaaaacaaattgaatATATTATGAAATTCATCTATATTATCTATCAagagcaattttttttaaaatttttatgtaaGAGATTCACAAATTTATATTACCTGTCGATCAAATTTAGAGAATAATATTGTTAACATAAAAACTGAGTTAAAAAAACATAAGaagaatatttttatgaatCGCTTACTTCCCCAACAGCTATGtatctctgtttttttttttttttttagtgacACTGTACTGGCACTAACCGCAATGGCCTCCCACTCCGAttaacaataaatatatatatatataatataatatatataatattataactGTTAATTGATTTACTTGCATTAACTAAATTATACATattattttacaaaaatcaattaaacatGTAGACAATACGTGGAAACTCATACTTCTTTAATAAGTAATCGTTACACGTTACTAACGTCCTTTGTAGTTTTGTTTGTgatgaatgcacatacataatttatttattgttatattaattagttttattgttattttagaatttacatgatgatttatattttcaaaattttatcaatAATCTTAAtctttcccaaaaaaaaaatctaaacaaggttctaaaaaatatgaaatatgaagaaaaaaatttcaaacttaCTTAAGCATAAAAAAGTGTTTcaatttttattatgattttaattattttatgaaaaaatattaaagacAATGATAGATGAGTtataaatatcaaaattaatAGATATTTCAATTCTAAACAATAAATAGAcatatttataattagattATGTTCTAACGAGATTAAGCATTGGTTAAACGAGTTTTTTTAGAACATTgaatctaaaaaaataaaaacaaaaataacgagtgtaatttgattaattaaatgATACAATATATTATgatgataatgataataataatatcacaTTTACGATGATAAATtgaatacaaaatctcaaaataaaataataaaatatcacaCGATATAATTGTCATACCTTagcattatttaaaaaaaaattcttcatgATCTAAACCtctgaattttttaaataatttataactcattaatttaattagttCAGGCCGCATAAAATGCCAAAAATGCACTAGTATGTATTGATCGAagattatcattattatttttaaaaatttagaaaatacgAGTAGATAACAACAAAATTATCTATATTGTCTACCAAGAGTAGTTTTTTAATGTGAGATTTTCGCAGATTTGTATTAAGGATGGATTAAATTCAATATTTATAGTGAAAATAATTCtgttaacataaaaattaagttaaaaaaaaccataaaaaaataattcaaaataatttttcttaaaaGTTCACATGTTCTATCAACTTGAACAAAATAAAAGAGActtgtataaatatttttacgaTGTGTATACAtggatataaataaataaatgatttcaCTTCTGATCCATTTCTGGGTCACTTAACACTGTATCTTGGGGTCCAAGGTTTTGAAGCGGCACAAACCGGGAATAAAGAAACCAAGTAAAGTCCAAAAATGAGTTTAAGTTAAAAAAGATCAGCAGTAATCATTTATCAGATATCGACAGGTCTGTGATTCTAGTACCCCATGAAGGCGCATGCAGAgcagagagagagagatatatatatatatatatttttggaggGGAGCAgagatatattattaatataataacacTTAAGTACCCCTCTGGACCTACTCTGCCCATTCAGAGCATCAGATATATTAATAATGCTAAAACTTTTGTACAATggttgttaataaaatatttggtaTGTTAATATTTTTCCACACGagtataaaataataacattaAAAGTTTTGTACAGTTGATGTTTCATgagtaatattattatttaaaattaaattatatttatacgAGAAATTCGTTAAATATATGTGAAGCCGTGAAATGTTGtctaaagaaattcaagagtcGGCCATTATAAATCCTCCTATCTGTTTCACTCATCCCTTTGAAATTGAATCCTCTCTTCCCCCTTTTGTCTCTTTCCCTCTCGTCCTTTGGCATGCTTTTCCCGTCCGGGCTATCGTACCATGCCTTTGTCTCAGTAGCCGCGCTCCACTATCCCTTGTACCGCTGCCTCCCCAGAAGGAGACGACAGGAGATCCGGCCACCAAACCAACCTTgcttgtatgtatgtatatatatatatatcctgcAGGTATGTTAATTACAATATTCATTCACTTGTTTTTTCTTGGCTATGGAGAATTTGcaaggaaatcctccagtaggCAATCCTCCTCCGAATCCCCCAGTAGGCAATCCTCCTCCGCCGAATCCTCCAGCTGATGCGAACGGTCTATTCGATGACCTGAAAATTTCGTTCGAAGAGATGGCATCCAAACTGGATGGCCATCACAGGTTCCTCCTCGACTTGGCAAACTACTATTTTGCCTTCCAGGGAATTCTTTTGGCCGCGGTATCAGGCAGTTCCTATTTCAGTTGCAGCACTGGTTGGTTCATCACCCTTCTTGCGGGCTTGTGTGCTGTTCCGAGCCTTTCGACCATGGGTTTTCTTGCACATGGCTGGTTACAGATGATGAGGGAAATCGATCAAGTCTTGAGAGAGATCGATGCAATCCACGGAGACATAGATGAAGTTCGTGCAAGAATGGTTGAGCATATGAAGAACCGATTCTCAGTCACAATCGGTAGAGAATACTCTGGCATGACCCGCTATATTCTCGTCATCGGTTGTGGCGCCATAACTGCCGTTTTCACTGCTGCCGTAGCATTTCTCCCTTACAAATTCATATGCGCTGTCCGTCCTAACAGCATGTTTCCATCTCCTTGAGGTTCTTTGGGGGTTTCATTTCGGGTGCTGTCTTTATAATATCTAAGTTATCGGGTTGACTCTTTGTTTTTCGTGATTTCGGGTGCTATTTGCTTTAGTAGCTAGTATGAGTCGTTTGTCTTTGCTGAGAACATATCTGATTAGTTCtctatttatgttatttttgctTTTACCATCAGATTTCAATTGATGGGAAAGCTAGTATGAGTCGTTGTGTCTTGACTGAGAACATATCTAATTAATTCTCTATTTTCGTGTTTTAAGGTTCTGTTTACTTTAGTAGCTAGGATGAGTCGTTGTGTCTTGACCGATAACATATCTAATTAATTCTCTATTTCTGTTTACTTTCTCTATTTCACTTCAGCCATGAATCGAATTTTCCCATGTATTGATATGGATCTCAAAGCATATTAGCctcacaaaaatgattttccaattgagattaaataaaattagaaaacaaATACATTTTTAAACTAAAGAAAACAAATACAtatatagaataaaaaaaaatctacacGTTACGGGGTATTTTAAAAACTAGACttgtaattaatatatatatatttatatatattataaaaagaGGATCATACGGATTTTCCAATTGagatcaaataaaattaaaaaacaaatacaTGGAAGAAAACAAATCTACACGTTACAGTACTTTATAAACTAGacttgtaatatatatatatattttcataaaaagaGGATCATACTTATAATCGTTTGACTAAAATAATTAGCTTATCTTAACAAtacaattcaaatttttttaaaatctctgGCATCTCAAAGCGATGGTTCAATCATAAGTGTAATTATTACATCCCAATAGTACTTGTTACACAGAAAATTACATGTGTATAACCTAAAGAACCATGTAATGATAAAGAggaagaattttttttacaaaaccCGAATCCACTCGGGTATAGAACACATTAATAGCATGTGAAATTGTAATACCGTTTGTTTGAgtgattaaataaataatatatggataagtaatgtattgtaataaaaaataaataaaaaataatagttattatagtattgaatttgattgattgattatagtatatttgatttgatttgatttgattgattgaatattatattaaaaaattaattattattttatccttttaaaaatatgtaaaatataaaataatattatttgtaaaggttaatatagtaatttaaattaaatgatatgattgatgtaagataaattattgatgatttgattgatgtaaaattaataattaatagatggataaataatatgtcgAAAATAACACGAAATTGGatgagataagttatacattGATTAATAATAATAGCCACCAAAAGGTGCCTAAGTTAAGAGACAAAATGGAAGTTGATGTATCGGCAGAGGAAACACTTGTTAAATCATAGTGTCATGCAATCACATGGGCTGTCCATTAAATAGACAATTACCAAGATTGCAACATTCTGGCTCAaaacatttttctcattttcctAAAACATGTAGCTCGATTAAATCATTTATTATTCACTTTTATCAATGTAATTATGAgaggagaatgaataaaatcaaaattttaaaacacagaTTGTATGATCATTTAGACATGATAAatcatatatatgtgtatataacACAATAATTTATGACTATGAGCATTGTAAATTTGACTCAATAATAAAACGAAAATATGTGATCAATTAAAGTCTCTTACAATTTGAAGTGTGTTTTGTTGATCACTGGTAAGACATCGTTTTTAGTTGCCTATCCAAACAAGGCGCGAGAGTTGGAGGGTCCATAACCGAAATGGGCCCACTACAAGAGACAAGATGTGTAGTTCTATTATATCTTACTAAACTTTGGTTTATGGATCATCAATTTTTCATGGTTCCGAATTCACGTCGATCATATCTCTTACTATCTCTTATTAAGTTTGAGCACTAtctcttattattatatacatCTTATTAAGTATCTTATTAAGTTGGAATGACATTTAATAACTGCTTTGATATGGTTTGTCACACCACGTTTTATTTCACTTTTGCCTTTCTCTTTCTCTACTGTGAGTTTTATTTAACCAAAGTTCTAATTTGTTGCTTATGAAAATCATCTTCATTATTCGGTTTTCTTACCTTCATTTTCTTAACAGTTTGATTTCTACATTTCCTCATTCCTTTAAACTTCAACGTCGACCTTCACAAATTCAACTATTAATTTCTTTCCCATTCTATTAATTAGACTTTTACACTttcaaaataacacaaaattggGTTTCACTATTTTATGCTATACATTTTTCCCTTGCACAAATAATAGTCTTTATAATTTCTCAACCATTTATCAAATTATGGATTTATGTTGCTCAAGTAGTGACAAATATAAATTGATTTTAAATGTTTGAGGACGGTTCTTTTGCATATTCACAACGGCCAAGGTACATTTATAATTTCTTTGTGTTCCTTTATTTGTTGTTTAGATAATTAATTTTTACGttattatatgaatttttttggaCTATTTGGTTTCAAAGATTTTGTTTTCCTTTACATGACActgacaaaaaaattattactactCAAACGATTGAGGattggatatcatcagctgtaTTCATTTCAAGCAAAGAGTTGTCTAAGCTTTTATATTTGTTAATTAAaggttgattttttttattattattatttagatTAGATAGAAAAGGTCACTGGTTTTTGAGAATCAGGTCTGGAGTGAAAAAATTTAGTTActttgtttttgtttagttAAAGTGGGGTTTTTTTGAAATCTTGAAGTTTCGAGATTCCGCTTGAGATgagcgatgatattttgattgctGAGATTTTGATGCTTTTTGATTAAAATCAAGAAATATATGTAATATGTGACAGAGATGGACCATCCGATGCGGGTGTCATTGGaatataaatttgattttaatttatacATATACgacaaatttaatttatttaacctAAGTGTTGTCAGAGACCACTATCGGAATAATTGGGTGTTGGTTGTATTAGCttttaataaaccttataaatatttatttggtTCAAGCTCTAGAATATTATGCAACATTGGAATTTCAGAACACGCAAACTATTTGGGAAGATATGAAGATATAATACAACAAGAGACTGTATTCCATTTCTGTATTTACTTGGTTCAATATGAAACAAATTTTGCAAAGCCAATTCACTTATTTAATATTATGAATACAATTATATGtgagcttatttgtttaaggtCTAGAATGTATGGGAAATAATCACATTTACAAGACCAAAGCTTCGATTTTTTTCATCCATAATTTTTAGTGTCAAGTATTATCAAAGACTGGTGGATAAAGTAAAACCAAGAAGGAATTACTGTATACTTTATGAGAGAAGACTTGCCAAGGAGAGAAGCAAATAAGATCACTGTCCACCAACTTAAAAGCTTGCGAGTGCTTTCATGAATACTAGCTATGCAAATTAAATGGATGGAGGAGCAGTTTCATGGAATGAGAAAAGTTATCATgaagatgatattttgattaatcTTTGAAACGAAgggaaaaatatatttaaatgaagtcaattttaaaataatcaaatatcttatttcaaaattattttattagaaTATCTACTTGGTATTGTTGCAGTTATGCTAATATgtgaagtaaaaaaaaaattgtcataCCTCTATTTTGACACAAATTTACTAATTTCActgtcatatttttttattggctGATAAGTTTTTCATGCATTATGTACCTTAAGGGCCCGTTTGGTAGGTGTGATAGGATAAGTAAAGAACATGATATGTGGTGGATTATGAAGCCAAGTTGTATAGATAATTATATATgatgataaaaattaaatatgtttgATAGGTTTTTTATTTGATGGATAAAAAAGTGTGTATGTTATGAAATGACAAAAATACCCCTGCcttcaattaaaaaatataacgtGAAATACCTTCTTCCTACTTTCAGATCTCTATCCTCATTCGTATGCTGTAGCTTCTTCCTTGTGCTGGTCTAGGTGAAATCGTTGATCCGAGATAGGTAATACGTTTCTTGtaactaattattttctttgcCAGATCTGATATGGGTTCCCTCCTTCACTTTTTGTTAATTTGCTGGAACCAATTACAGTATTTTGGTAATGTAATCTTCAAATTCTTGAATTGATTTTTCGTTTACTCTTCAGCCCTTCAACTTCAGAATACAAGTGCCGTTCAAATTTCGTTGTCCGACGCGAAGTGAAATTTCCATTTCGAAGGCGCACGATAGGTTTCACACTCCGTTATGGTGAAGTATTCCCATTTTTTTTATGCcttgaaaatatgatatttggTTTTTCGGAATTTGACTATGCATTTGGTATAATTTGATATAATTTAGATCAAAAAACAtgtgaattaaaataattgctCGTATGAAAATATTCATTTAGGCAGTCAATTATAAATGGAAAAAGGGTTCTCTTCAATCATGTTATTCATTATTCTGTTGATCACAAAGTAATATATTTGGAAATGTAGCCTAAAGCATATGTTGTTTTCGCGGGACTGAAACCGGGAGTGTACGAAAAATGGTCCGATGCAAGTGCACAAGTTACTGGCATCCCGTTCTCTTGTCACAAAGGACACGACAGTAATAGAGAGACGGAGGCTGCGTTTGCCTCTTTTCGCAAGCTTCAGGTTGATGATCCTCCTCCTCAACAACATCAAAGTTTCACGTCGACTACATCTGCAGTTTCTACTCATGAAGTGCTCAGAAGTAGGAAATTAGCTCAATTACTTTCGGAGCAATCTGATCTAGCTCGAGTAATTGCAAGTAACTCATTCAAAATGGAGAAGTTATGCGCCGAGATAAGAGCAATATTGCAAGAAATGCAGGAAACTTATACGAATTATATTCCTGCAGTGCTTGGCTCTTGTTATATTGTATTTTTCACTTTCTAAGTATTAGTTTCGTATGTCATGTATCATGTCAAGCACAATGTAAGAATATCatcttttatatatttattccgCGTGTTATTACCAAATTAAGTATCAACTCTTTTATAATGGTCATTTTAGTGAGCTTAAGTTTGCAGGTTGCGATTCGTGCTTCCGTTTTAGTATACTGAAAATTGTTTCCTCGAGCAAGTTCATGTCCGATGTTATGACGAGGGGTATTACTGGAGAAGGTGAAGTTTACAGGTTAAGGTAATTCAAAATTATATCCCATTTTTTATGTTCACAATATTTTCACGGTGACAAAGaatgtttatttgtttgttattattataatttagaTTCATTCAATTCCTTACAACCACCACCTTTAGTACGTGTCTGAGTCAAAGTAGATTTACATATCTTATTTACCTGCTCATCCTGCtcaatttatttttggacaCTGTTTGAAAGACTTGTATTAAATGTTAGTAGTTGGGctgtaaaaaattattatttaatcgtcTATAAAAACTCTGTGCTTCTAGCCAACCGTGTGCTTCTAATTATTCTTCAGGTTTCATTAACATGTCTGTGAGTTTGAAGATGGGTTCGGAAGAAACTGTCACAAGCCAATATCATGTACCAGTAGTTGATCTTTGCTCCGATGATGAAGTCGAGGTGCTTGAAGTTGCTGGAAACTCCAGCAAACAAGTCTTCTCTGTAAGCATGTTGAAATCTCCATCAAGCGAACAAAAATGTGTTAAGAAACTTAAACTTGCTCATCCTAACAAGCCTGCGTCTGACGAAGTGAAGAAAGGGATTATCAGTTGCAAACGCAGACTTGAATGTGATGGAATGGAGAAGCCAGTGAAGCAGGAGAGTGGTGAAGATTCATCATTGACTGTGATTTTGCTTGACAGTAGCAAAGAAAATAGTGGCTAactgttattattgttatgcatGAAATACTCTTGCCCCACCCTTTTGCACTTGTCAGTATACTAGTCATGACACAAACTATTTGGATATATTAGGTGGGGAGGAGTTGTGTGTTCGTACTTACGTCCTGAAAATGTGTACGAATCTGTTATGTGTCTGTATGTACAAGTTATGTGTGAGTGTGTAAAAAATGATgtgtttatgaaaatggtgatgtTATAAAAAGTTATGAGTTTGTTTTACTAAATGTGCAAGGCAAAGTATGTGTTATTAATATATCATCTAGTATTTTCAAATATGTGTGCATGTAGAAGCTGTTATAGCATTTACTACCAAAGAAATTTGTGgcaaaagaaaaatatatcAATCCACATAGCTCTTTGATCAGAAGAAGTATCAGATTTTGTATATAATTGAATACCACTCAAACCACTGATTATGTATGAGAAGTAAAAACACGTTAATGAAAGAGGAATAAAACTCCATGATTGGTATTTCAAGTATGAAATACAGTGCTTGAGGTCGCAAAATGTTCGACTCACTTGCAACTCTAGCATCAATATTATGGTGTGCCACATGTTTCTCATCAACATGAAGGTACGCACACTTGCGTCACTGTCCATCATTATTATTGTGTGGTTCTCATCATATTGAAAAAAACTCGATTGTACATGACCTTCACTCACACCTTCGTGAGTACCCATACATCTCAACTTAAAACACAAACATACAAGGCTTGAAGTGTACTAACATGAATAAGACAACAATAATAGTGCTACAGCTGGCTTCATTATATTAACAAGCATTCATTTAGCATTGCATTGTCATGCAATTACAGACCATTTGTAAATACAAGTCGCAAAAGTACTTACAAGATATTTGCACCAATATCATTGCAAAATAGGACAAAATACAATGGGTGCAACTCCTATATGCATCAAGTAACCTGGAGCCAACAAAGTAGAGTTGACATATGCCTTTCAAAAAACACCTCCTGACACTTGCTTGTACACGAGCAGGCAGTACAAAAAAACATCACGTGTAACCATTATTCCAAACGCCTACTCGCCCCCTAGCAAGCGTTTCAGTAAACATATCCTACCTTTCTCTCCTAGACGCTTGAATAGCGCCAAGTCGTCGTGACTGTGGAACAAAAGTTGTGCAGCCCGCACTTGCTCGTCATCCGACAATTCTGAAATTTGTTGAATACTTTCCAATACCACGTCTTGTGCATCCGATATCTTGTCCTCGGCTGCCATTTGCTTCACCAAGTCTGCCATTGTGATCTTCGTAACATGAGCCAAGTTGTTGATTGCTCCAACAATAGAGTCGTCAAGTTCTTctactttctttctttttttggtCTTAGAGGATGCACCTGGAAATGTTTTAGATGATGGAGTATGAGTATCGGAGATCGATTCCGATGCAGCTTCTACTCCTGGAAATGTGGGAGTGTGGACTTCGTAATTGAACGAATCCAAAGGTGAGCTGTTGTCAAGGTTGAGGACATCTTGCAGCACGTCTCTGAAATTATTTGTCTTCACCCCGGCTGCCCGATCGTTGCCAAATATCTCACACCAGTCGTTGTAATGCGTCCATTGTTTGTGTCTCATGGACCGTACACTTGCATCACCCTACAATTATAAGTACATGTCCCCATTTAGTTTCTGGTTCAAGATCTCTAAAGCtgttattcacaaaaaaaacgCCTGCCTAAAACAATTAAACAAGAAACAGTAGCCAtcttttatcattttatttgaATCAAAATCACGACCATGGTAATACCTTAATAAGTGCATCCCATGTCTCATCTGTTGCCTCGATCGTCTCAGTAATATCATTCCAACCAGTACCACTTTTGCTCAAAATAGTGACCAAACAGCTATAAGTTTTCTTCCACACATGTACTTTCGAGTTAATATGGGGATTCCCGCGTAAATCACAACCTGGAAGTGCTTCCTTCATTGAAGATTCCAACAAATTCAAATACCCAGATTTGAATCCATTTTCACTTCTCCATCCCTTAGTAATCACGTCTTTAAGCGAGTG comes from the Henckelia pumila isolate YLH828 chromosome 1, ASM3356847v2, whole genome shotgun sequence genome and includes:
- the LOC140872465 gene encoding uncharacterized protein; translated protein: MLSKEIQESAIINPPICFTHPFEIESSLPPFVSFPLVLWHAFPVRAIVPCLCLSSRAPLSLVPLPPQKETTGDPATKPTLLNLQGNPPVGNPPPNPPVGNPPPPNPPADANGLFDDLKISFEEMASKLDGHHRFLLDLANYYFAFQGILLAAVSGSSYFSCSTGWFITLLAGLCAVPSLSTMGFLAHGWLQMMREIDQVLREIDAIHGDIDEVRARMVEHMKNRFSVTIGREYSGMTRYILVIGCGAITAVFTAAVAFLPYKFICAVRPNSMFPSP
- the LOC140872472 gene encoding uncharacterized protein; amino-acid sequence: MESGATSGSFIGKSKKADKSRRSWTAREEEVLIHSLKDVITKGWRSENGFKSGYLNLLESSMKEALPGCDLRGNPHINSKVHVWKKTYSCLVTILSKSGTGWNDITETIEATDETWDALIKGDASVRSMRHKQWTHYNDWCEIFGNDRAAGVKTNNFRDVLQDVLNLDNSSPLDSFNYEVHTPTFPGVEAASESISDTHTPSSKTFPGASSKTKKRKKVEELDDSIVGAINNLAHVTKITMADLVKQMAAEDKISDAQDVVLESIQQISELSDDEQVRAAQLLFHSHDDLALFKRLGEKGRICLLKRLLGGE